The following proteins are encoded in a genomic region of Grus americana isolate bGruAme1 chromosome 5, bGruAme1.mat, whole genome shotgun sequence:
- the CD81 gene encoding CD81 antigen: protein MGVEGCTKCIKYLLFVFNFIFWLAGGIILGVALWLRHDSQTTNILYLQLGDKQAPNTFYVGIYILIAVGAVMMFVGFLGCYGAIQESQCLLGTFFTCLVILFACEVAAGIWGFVNKDQIAKDVKQFYDQAFQQALMAEPEMNNGKAVVKTFHETLDCCGPDHAIGVITPLWRDDLCPKKDSILKSIVETTNCHKKIDELFSGKLYLIGIAAIVVAVIMIFEMILSMVLCCGIRNSSVY, encoded by the exons ATGGGGGTGGAAGGCTGCACCAAGTGCATCAAATACCTCCTCTTCGTCTTCAACTTCATCTTCTGG CTGGCTGGAGGCATCATCCTGGGAGTGGCCCTGTGGCTGCGGCATGACTCGCAGACGACGAATATCCTCTACCTGCAGCTGGGGGACAAGCAGGCCCCCAACACCTTCTACGTCG GAATCTACATCCTGATCGCGGTCGGAGCTGTCATGATGTTTGTGGGGTTCCTGGGATGCTACGGCGCTATTCAGGAGTCTCAGTGCCTTCTGGGAACG TTCTTCACTTGCCTGGTGATCCTGTTTGCCTGTGAGGTTGCGGCTGGAATTTGGGGATTTGTCAACAAAGACCAA ATAGCCAAAGATGTGAAGCAGTTCTACGATCAAGCGTTTCAACAAGCGCTCATGGCAGAACCGGAGATGAACAATGGGAAGGCTGTAGTGAAGACCTTTCATGAAACG CTGGACTGCTGTGGTCCTGATCATGCAATAGGAGTTATCACTCCCCTGTGGAGAGACGACCTCTGCCCAAAGAAGGACTCCATCCTGAAAAGCATTGTTGAG ACCACGAACTGCCACAAAAAAATTGACGAGTTGTTCTCCGGGAAGCTGTACCTGATTGGCATCGCTGCCATCGTGGTCGCCGTGATCATG ATCTTCGAAATGATCCTGagcatggtgctgtgctgtggcaTAAGGAACAGCTCCGTCTACTGA